The sequence TATGCTGCATCTCTTCATGGTAGGCCGCCAGTGACATGGCCATCGAGTTGATACCGTTTTTCAGCATATCCAGCTCGCCGAGCATAAAGCCTTCCACGCGGCTGTCGAGCTGACCCCGGCGGATACGGTCAACGGTATTGACCATGTTGCGGATCGGGCTGGTGACGTCACGCATCAGACGCCAGCCGAAGATCAGCGCGATGCCGATACAAAACAGCATCATCACCGTGGAGATAAATATTTCCCGGTACTGCTGCAGCCGCACGGACTTGAGATCCAGCTCCAGAGCCACATATCCCAGCATGTTGTTATTGGGCTTGGCATCCGACTCGGCAGATTCATCCGGTGAATAGCTTTCCGAGATGATCGGCGTACGCAGGATCATCTTCTCACCCTGGCGGATCACGCTCAGCCGTGCCGGGAACGGCGTGTCGTTCGGCAGCTTCAGCACGCCGGGATCCTGCTGGATATTGGAGGTCACAAACAGGCGATTATGTTGGTCATACACCGAGATCGCCCGCACAATGTCCGAATGACGGCGGTGCAGGATGCTGATGAGCTGGCCGATTGACTCGCGATTTTGCAGGGCCATGCCGTACTCGCTGGAGACCGCCAGCGGCTCAATAATGCTCGCCCCGGCGTCCTCGAGCTGGCGCTGGAGGTCGTTATAACGGTGCACCACAAAGAAGGTACTCAACAGCAAACCAATGAGTACGGTAGGGGCGAGGATCAAAATCATCATGCGCGCACGCAGGCTGTAGTTGGTCATGGAGTTCCGTTATGGGACAATTAGAGTCAATATGTTCATTTGAGATAATACCCGGCAATGGCGCAATTCTACTCTGCAAAGCGGCGCGTGACGACGCGTCAGATCATAACTGTTGATGTGACAGACCTCGACCCCTTCGGTCAGGGGGTGGCGCGCCATGATGGTAAAGCCCTGTTTATTCCCGGCCTGCTGCCCGACGAGCGGGCGGAGATCGTCCTGACGGAAGAGAAACGTCAGTACGCCCGCGGGCAGGTAAAACGCCGTCTTAACGACAGCCCGCAGCGCGAGACGCCGCGCTGCCCACACTTTGGCGTCTGCGGCGGCTGCCAACAGCAGCATGCCAGCGTCGCGTTACAGGAGCGTAGCAAAAGCAATGCCCTGGCGCGCCTGCTGAAGCATGAGGTCAACGAGGTGATCGCCGATAAGCCCTGGGGCTACCGTCGCCGGGCGCGCCTGAGCCTCAACTATCAGCCGAAAACCGCGCGTCTGGAGATGGGCTTTCGCAAGGCCAACTCCAGCGACATCGTCGATGTGAAACAGTGCCCCATTCTGGTGCCCCGTCTTGAGGCATTGCTGCCAGAAGTGCGCAAATGCCTCGCTGACCTGCAGGGCGTTCGCCACCTGGGCCACGTCGAACTGGTGCTGGCAAACAGCGGTCCGCTGATGGTGCTGCGCCATACTGCACCGCTTTCGGCCAAAGATCGCGAAAAACTGGAACGCTTTTCGCATTCCCATGAGCTTGACCTTTATCTCGCCCCGCAAAGCGAGATACTTGAGCAACTGAGCGGTGAAACGCCCTGGTATGATTCAGACGGGCTACGCTTAACGTTCAGCCCGCGCGATTTCATTCAGGTCAATGATGGCGTTAACCAGCAGATGGTCGCGACCGCGCTGGACTGGCTGGATATTCAGCCTGAGGATCGGGTTCTCGATCTGTTCTGCGGGATGGGCAACTTTACCCTGCCGCTGGCAAAACGGGCGCACAGCGTGGTGGGTGTTGAAGGCGTGGCGGCGCTGGTGGAGAAAGGGCGCGACAACGCGATTCACAACGGGCTGCAAAACGTGACATTTTTTCACGAGAATCTGGAAGAGGATGTCACCCAACAGCCCTGGGCGGCCCACGGCTTTGACAAAATTCTGCTGGATCCCGCCCGTGCCGGTGCGCCAGGCGTGATGCAGCATATTATTAAACTCGCCCCTAAACGCGTGGTCTATGTTTCCTGTAACCCGGCGACGCTTGCCCGGGACAGCGAGGCACTATTAGCGGCGGGTTACCAGATTCAGCGTCTGGCAATGCTTGATATGTTCCCGCACACTGGACATCTGGAATCAATGGCGTTGTTTGAACACAACTGATGAGTTTCGGCTTGTCGAATTCGACAGGCAAGGGTCCCTAAAGGAGAGGACAATGGTTGCGGTAAGAAGTGCACATCTCAATAAAGCTGGTGAGTTTGACCCACAAAAATGGATCGCAAGTCTGGGGATTGCCAGCCAGCAGTCGTGTGAACGCTTAACCGAAACCTGGGCTTATTGTCTGCGCACCACCAAGGGGCACCCCGACGCCGAGCTGCTGCTGTGGCGCGGCGTGGAGATGGTAGAGATCCTCTCCATGCTGAGCATGGACATCGATACGCTGCTCGCCGCGATGCTGTTCCCGCTGGCTGACGCCGAGGTGGTCTCTGAAGAGGTGCTGCGCGAAAGCGTCGGAGCATCAATCGTCTCGCTGATCCACGGCGTGCGCGACATGGCGGCCATCCGCCAACTGAAAGCGACCCACACCGACTCCGTCTCTTCTGAACAGGTGGATAACGTCCGGCGTATGCTGCTGGCGATGGTGGATGATTTCCGCTGCGTGGTGATTAAGCTTGCCGAACGCGTTGCCCATCTGCGGGAAGTGAAGGACGCGCCGGAAGACGAGCGCGTGCTGGCGGCGAAAGAGTGCACCAATATCTATGCTCCGCTGGCCAACCGTCTGGGCATCGGGCAGCTGAAATGGGAGCTGGAGGATTACTGCTTCCGCTACCTGCACCCGGCGGAATACAAACGCATTGCTAAACTGCTGCACGAACGTCGTATCGATCGAGAACACTATATCGAAGAGTTTGTCAGCGGCTTACGTCAGTCCATGAAAGAAGAGGGCGTAAAGGCCGAAGTTTATGGCCGGCCGAAGCACATCTACAGCATCTGGCGCAAAATGCAGAAAAAGCATCTTGCCTTCGATGAGCTGTTCGACGTACGCGCCGTGCGCATCGTTGCCGAGCGTTTGCAGGACTGCTACGCCGCCCTGGGGATTGTTCATACCCACTTCCGCCATATGCCGGATGAGTTTGACGACTACGTCGCCAACCCGAAACCGAACGGCTACCAGTCGATCCATACCGTGGTGCTGGGGCCGGGCGGTAAACCGGTGGAGATCCAGATCCGCACCAAACAGATGCACGAAGAGTCCGAGCTCGGCGTTGCCGCCCACTGGAAGTATAAAGAGGGCACCTTAGGCGGGGCGCGCTCCGGTCACGAAGACCGCATCGCCTGGCTGCGTAAGCTGATTGCGTGGCAGGAAGAGATGGCCGACTCCGGCGAGATGCTCGACGAAGTGCGCAGCCAGGTCTTTGACGATCGGGTCTACGTCTTTACGCCAAAAGGCGACGTGGTTGACCTGCCGGCAGGCTCAACGCCGCTCGACTTCGCCTACCACATCCACAGCGACGTGGGGCACCGCTGCATCGGCGCTAAAATCGGCGGACGTATCGTGCCCTTCACCTATCAGCTGCAGATGGGCGACCAGATTGAAATCATCACCCAGAAGCAGCCAAACCCGAGCCGCGACTGGCTTAACCCGAACCTGGGTTATGTCACCACCAGCCGCGGGCGCTCTAAAATTCACGCCTGGTTCCGCAAGCAGGATCGTGACAAGAACATCCTTGCCGGGCGTCAGATCCTCGACGACGAGCTGGAGCATCTGGGCATCCACCTGAAAGAGGCGGAAAAACAGCTGCTGCCGCGCTACAACTTCAACGAGCTGGATGAGCTGCTGGCTGCGATTGGCGGCGGGGATATTCGCCTCAACCAGATGGTCAATTTCCTGCAGGCGCAGTTCAACAAACCGAGCGCGGCAGAGCAGGATGCGGCGGCGCTGAAGCAGCTGCAGCAGAAGAGCTACGCACCGCAGCACCGCAGTAAAGAGAAAGACAACGGCAGGGTGGTGGTGGAAGGCGTCGGCAATCTGATGCACCACATTGCCCGCTGCTGCCAGCCTATTCCCGGGGACGAGATCGTCGGCTTTATCACCCAGGGGCGCGGGATCTCTATCCACCGCGCGGACTGCGATCAGCTGGACGATTTACAGTCCCACGCGCCGGAACGCATCGTCGATGCGGTGTGGGGCGAGAGCTACTCCGCCGGCTATTCGCTGGTGGTGCGGGTCTCGGCCAACGATCGCAGCGGCCTGCTGCGCGACATCACCACCATTCTGGCGAACGAGAAGGTGAACGTGCTGGGCGTTGCCAGCCGCAGCGATACCCGTCAGCAGCTCGCCACCATCGATATGACCATCGAAATCTATAACCTGCAGGTGCTGGGCCGGGTGCTCGGCAAGCTGAACCAGGTTCCGGATGTCATCGACGCTCGCCGTCTGCACGGCGGTTAATGCACTCTCTTTGTAAGCCGGGTAAGGCGAAGCCGCCGCCCGGCATTTTTTTTATCAGGACCGAACTATGACTCAAATCGACCGCCTGCTCGGCATCATGCAACGTCTGCGCGACCCGGAAACCGGCTGTCCGTGGGACAAAGAGCAGACTTTCGCCACCATCGCCCCCTACACGCTGGAAGAGACCTACGAAGTGCTTGACGCCATCTCCCGGGAAGATTTTGACGATCTGCGCGGCGAACTGGGCGACCTGCTGTTCCAGGTGGTGTTCTACGCCCAGATGGCCCATGAAGAGGGGCGCTTTAATTTCAACGATATCTGCGCCGCCATCAGCGACA comes from Leclercia sp. AS011 and encodes:
- the relA gene encoding GTP diphosphokinase yields the protein MVAVRSAHLNKAGEFDPQKWIASLGIASQQSCERLTETWAYCLRTTKGHPDAELLLWRGVEMVEILSMLSMDIDTLLAAMLFPLADAEVVSEEVLRESVGASIVSLIHGVRDMAAIRQLKATHTDSVSSEQVDNVRRMLLAMVDDFRCVVIKLAERVAHLREVKDAPEDERVLAAKECTNIYAPLANRLGIGQLKWELEDYCFRYLHPAEYKRIAKLLHERRIDREHYIEEFVSGLRQSMKEEGVKAEVYGRPKHIYSIWRKMQKKHLAFDELFDVRAVRIVAERLQDCYAALGIVHTHFRHMPDEFDDYVANPKPNGYQSIHTVVLGPGGKPVEIQIRTKQMHEESELGVAAHWKYKEGTLGGARSGHEDRIAWLRKLIAWQEEMADSGEMLDEVRSQVFDDRVYVFTPKGDVVDLPAGSTPLDFAYHIHSDVGHRCIGAKIGGRIVPFTYQLQMGDQIEIITQKQPNPSRDWLNPNLGYVTTSRGRSKIHAWFRKQDRDKNILAGRQILDDELEHLGIHLKEAEKQLLPRYNFNELDELLAAIGGGDIRLNQMVNFLQAQFNKPSAAEQDAAALKQLQQKSYAPQHRSKEKDNGRVVVEGVGNLMHHIARCCQPIPGDEIVGFITQGRGISIHRADCDQLDDLQSHAPERIVDAVWGESYSAGYSLVVRVSANDRSGLLRDITTILANEKVNVLGVASRSDTRQQLATIDMTIEIYNLQVLGRVLGKLNQVPDVIDARRLHGG
- the rlmD gene encoding 23S rRNA (uracil(1939)-C(5))-methyltransferase RlmD, coding for MAQFYSAKRRVTTRQIITVDVTDLDPFGQGVARHDGKALFIPGLLPDERAEIVLTEEKRQYARGQVKRRLNDSPQRETPRCPHFGVCGGCQQQHASVALQERSKSNALARLLKHEVNEVIADKPWGYRRRARLSLNYQPKTARLEMGFRKANSSDIVDVKQCPILVPRLEALLPEVRKCLADLQGVRHLGHVELVLANSGPLMVLRHTAPLSAKDREKLERFSHSHELDLYLAPQSEILEQLSGETPWYDSDGLRLTFSPRDFIQVNDGVNQQMVATALDWLDIQPEDRVLDLFCGMGNFTLPLAKRAHSVVGVEGVAALVEKGRDNAIHNGLQNVTFFHENLEEDVTQQPWAAHGFDKILLDPARAGAPGVMQHIIKLAPKRVVYVSCNPATLARDSEALLAAGYQIQRLAMLDMFPHTGHLESMALFEHN